A genomic segment from Actinoplanes sichuanensis encodes:
- the rpsQ gene encoding 30S ribosomal protein S17, whose product MSENTTTAPRAQRKVREGLVVSDKMDKTVVVEVEDRVKHALYGKVIRRTRKLKVHDEQNAAGVGDRVSIMETRPLSATKRWRIVEILEKAK is encoded by the coding sequence ATGAGTGAGAACACCACCACCGCTCCGCGCGCTCAGCGCAAGGTGCGTGAGGGCCTCGTGGTCAGCGACAAGATGGACAAGACCGTCGTTGTCGAGGTCGAGGACCGGGTCAAGCACGCCCTGTACGGCAAGGTCATCCGCCGTACGCGGAAGCTGAAGGTGCACGACGAGCAGAATGCTGCCGGCGTGGGCGACCGGGTTTCGATCATGGAGACTCGTCCGCTCTCCGCCACCAAGCGGTGGCGCATCGTGGAGATCCTCGAAAAGGCCAAGTGA
- the rpmC gene encoding 50S ribosomal protein L29 gives MAAGVKAAELRELPEEELVAKLREAKAELFNLRVQRATGQLDNHRRLQVVRKDIAKIYTIMRERELGLSVAPDEVTA, from the coding sequence ATGGCAGCGGGCGTTAAGGCCGCCGAGCTCCGCGAGCTTCCTGAAGAGGAACTGGTCGCGAAGCTCCGGGAGGCCAAGGCTGAGCTGTTCAACCTTCGTGTGCAGCGCGCGACCGGGCAGCTCGACAATCACCGTCGGCTCCAGGTCGTCCGCAAGGACATCGCGAAGATCTACACGATCATGCGTGAGCGGGAGCTGGGCCTCTCGGTTGCGCCGGATGAGGTGACGGCATGA
- the rplP gene encoding 50S ribosomal protein L16 yields MLMPRKPPKGFRKPHHPDRSGASKGGNRVVFGEFGIQALEPAYVTNRQIESARIAMTRHIKRGGKVWISIFPDQALTKKPAETRMGSGKGSPEWWVANVKPGRILFEMSFPNETVAREAMRRAIHKLPMKCRIVTREVGES; encoded by the coding sequence GTGCTGATGCCCCGTAAGCCCCCGAAGGGCTTCCGTAAGCCGCACCACCCGGACCGCAGTGGCGCGTCCAAGGGTGGCAACCGGGTCGTCTTCGGTGAGTTCGGTATCCAGGCTCTCGAGCCGGCGTACGTGACGAACCGTCAGATCGAGTCGGCTCGTATCGCCATGACCCGTCACATCAAGCGTGGCGGCAAGGTCTGGATCTCGATCTTCCCGGACCAGGCTCTGACCAAGAAGCCGGCCGAGACCCGCATGGGTTCCGGTAAGGGTTCTCCCGAGTGGTGGGTGGCGAACGTCAAGCCGGGACGCATCCTCTTCGAGATGTCGTTCCCGAACGAGACGGTCGCGCGTGAGGCGATGCGCCGCGCGATCCACAAGCTCCCGATGAAGTGCCGCATCGTGACGCGCGAAGTGGGTGAAAGCTGA